A genomic window from Solanum stenotomum isolate F172 chromosome 10, ASM1918654v1, whole genome shotgun sequence includes:
- the LOC125842752 gene encoding uncharacterized protein LOC125842752, producing the protein MEQDSIQFVRKCHECQNHGDLIHSSPSELHVMYAPWPSVVWGMDFIGPIEPKASNGHRFILVAIDYFTKWVEAVTFKSMTKKVVVDFIHFNIICRFGIPKEIVTNNAANLNSRLMQEILRKMVQRSRQCHAKLPFALLGYRTTVRTLVGATPYSLVYGTEVVIPAEVEIPSLRIVVEAKIDDDKWIRTWLEQLSLIDEKQLTSVCHGQLY; encoded by the exons ATGGAGCAGGATTCCATACAATTTGTTCGTAAATGTCATGAATGTCAAAACCACGGTGATTTGATACATTCTTCTCCGTCAGAGTTGCATGTAATGTATGCCCCATGGCCTTCTGTGGTGTGGGGAATGGATTTTATTGGACCAATAGAACCAAAAGCGTCAAATGGTCATAGGTTCATCCTGGTGGCCATTGATTATTTTacaaagtgggtggaagcagtaacTTTCAAGTCAATGACCAAAAAGGTCGTGGTAGATTTCATTCATTTCAACATCATCTGTCGATTCGGTATTCCAAAGGAAATTGTTACCAATAATGCTGCAAATCTCAACAGCCGTTTAATGCAAGAG atactTCGTAAAATGGTGCAACGTTCTCGACAATGTCATGCAAAGTTGCCTTTTGCTTTGTTAGGTTATCGCACTACAGTACGTACATTAGTAGGTGCCACCCCCTATTCGTTGGTATATGGGACTGAGGTAGTTATACCTGCAGAGGTTGAGATTCCATCCCTACGAATTGTCGTAGAGGCTAAAATCGATGATGATAAGTGGATCAGAACATGGTTGGAGCAACTAAGCTTGATTGATGAGAAGCAATTGACATCAGTATGTCATGGACAATTGTACTAG